In one window of Fibrobacter sp. UWH6 DNA:
- a CDS encoding MgtC/SapB family protein, whose translation MLEFNVFYKLVAAIGIGLIIGLQREHTYFDATDRHPAGVRTFTLVGLGGAMVAMLCGLMESAAPFVAGFIVIGLLLVASHIAFGLSHHVESSVGSEGGAAPAAGITTSVALVIVYLLGALCWYGKLLESCVIMVVMLWILTVKQQLHDFAKKLSREDVLATVKFAVISALVLPFLPNQAYGPAGLQVLNPHTIWLFVVFISGIGFVGYVLIKIVGPGKGIWLTGVLGGIASSTALTLNLAGRSRENEAYASDFTLGIVLSWSVMYVRLYLICIALSGSLAGPLALPLLVPVVPSLAYALFLKLRTSRKRQEHSAGFSNPFKLLPAIKFGVVFTAVMFVANAARVYLGAGALLACSFLGGAAEMDAVAFSVIDMHLKSGLPVRELVLAFLFASLANTLTKGGLVFFLGAKSMRKPIVPAVVLICVTTAALIAVYF comes from the coding sequence ATGCTTGAGTTTAACGTATTCTACAAACTCGTGGCTGCTATTGGTATCGGCTTGATTATTGGCTTGCAGCGCGAGCATACCTATTTCGATGCGACGGATCGTCATCCGGCGGGTGTTCGTACGTTTACTTTGGTAGGGCTCGGCGGTGCCATGGTGGCCATGTTGTGTGGCCTGATGGAAAGTGCTGCACCCTTTGTCGCAGGCTTTATTGTGATTGGTCTTTTGCTGGTGGCGTCCCATATAGCTTTTGGACTGAGCCATCACGTGGAATCGTCTGTAGGTTCTGAAGGGGGTGCTGCCCCTGCGGCGGGCATTACCACCAGCGTGGCTCTTGTAATTGTGTATTTGCTTGGGGCCTTGTGCTGGTACGGCAAACTGTTGGAATCTTGCGTCATTATGGTGGTGATGCTCTGGATTCTTACGGTTAAACAGCAACTTCATGATTTTGCGAAAAAACTTTCCCGCGAAGATGTGCTAGCCACGGTAAAGTTTGCTGTGATTTCTGCGCTGGTGTTGCCCTTCCTTCCTAATCAGGCTTATGGGCCTGCGGGACTGCAAGTTCTGAACCCCCATACCATCTGGCTTTTTGTGGTGTTTATTTCTGGCATCGGTTTTGTAGGCTACGTGCTTATCAAGATTGTGGGCCCGGGTAAGGGAATCTGGCTGACCGGAGTTCTTGGGGGCATTGCCAGCAGTACGGCTCTCACTTTGAATTTGGCAGGCCGCAGTCGCGAAAACGAAGCGTATGCGTCTGACTTTACCTTGGGAATCGTTCTCAGCTGGTCGGTGATGTATGTGCGTCTGTATTTGATTTGCATTGCCTTGAGTGGAAGCCTTGCTGGCCCCTTGGCATTGCCGTTGCTGGTTCCTGTGGTGCCCAGCTTGGCTTATGCGCTGTTCCTGAAACTGCGTACCAGCCGTAAGCGCCAGGAACATTCCGCTGGATTTTCTAATCCCTTCAAACTTTTGCCGGCTATTAAGTTTGGCGTTGTATTTACCGCGGTGATGTTTGTGGCTAATGCCGCCCGAGTCTATCTGGGGGCCGGTGCTCTTTTGGCCTGCAGTTTCCTTGGCGGTGCCGCCGAGATGGATGCGGTGGCATTCTCCGTAATCGATATGCATTTGAAGTCTGGATTGCCTGTACGGGAACTGGTGCTGGCGTTCCTCTTTGCCAGTCTCGCCAACACGTTGACTAAGGGTGGCCTGGTATTCTTCCTTGGGGCCAAGAGCATGCGCAAGCCTATTGTGCCTGCGGTTGTGCTGATCTGTGTGACGACGGCTGCCTTGATTGCAGTTTATTTCTAG